In one Pseudomonas tensinigenes genomic region, the following are encoded:
- the xdhB gene encoding xanthine dehydrogenase molybdopterin binding subunit: protein MSNHHGVEKTQAELAELFAKDLTTGVGRSVKHDSAAKHVSGEAQYIDDRLEFPNQLHLYARMSDRAHAKIISIDTSPCYAFEGVRIAITHEDVPGLKDIGPLMPGDPLLAIDDVQFVGQPVLAVAAKDLETARKAAMAAIIEYEDLEPVLDVVEALRKRHFVLDSHTHQRGDSASALATAEHRIQGTLHIGGQEHFYLETQISSVMPTEDGGMIVYCSTQNPTEVQKLVAEVLDVSMNKIVVDMRRMGGGFGGKETQAASPACLCAVVAHLTGQPTKMRLPRVEDMLMTGKRHPFYVEYDVGFDSTGRLHGINMDLAGNCGCSPDLSASIVDRAMFHSDNSYYLGDATINGHRCKTNTASNTAYRGFGGPQGMVTIEEVMDAIARHLQLDPLAVRKANYYGKTERNVTHYYQTVEHNMLEEMTAELEESSQYHERREAIRRYNANSPILKKGLALTPVKFGISFTASFLNQAGALIHIYTDGSIHLNHGGTEMGQGLNTKVAQVVAEVFQVEIDRVQITATNTDKVPNTSPTAASSGADLNGKAAQNAAEIIKKRLIEFAARHYKVTEEDVEFHNGHVRVRDHILTFEALIQQAYFNQVSLSSTGFYKTPKIYYDRSQARGRPFYYFAFGAACCEVIVDTLTGEYKMLRTDILHDVGASLNPSIDIGQVEGGFIQGMGWLTMEELVWNNKGKLMTNGPASYKIPAVADMPLDLRVKLVENRKNPEDTVFHSKAVGEPPFMLGIASWCAIKDAVASLGDYKHQPQIDAPATPERVLWGCEQMRQLKAVKAVEAETELAPL, encoded by the coding sequence ATGTCTAACCATCACGGCGTAGAAAAAACCCAGGCTGAACTGGCTGAATTGTTCGCCAAGGATCTGACCACAGGTGTCGGCCGCAGCGTCAAGCACGACAGCGCCGCCAAGCATGTGTCCGGTGAAGCGCAGTACATCGATGACCGTCTGGAATTTCCCAACCAGCTGCACCTGTATGCACGCATGTCGGACCGCGCCCACGCGAAAATCATCAGCATCGACACCTCGCCGTGCTACGCCTTCGAAGGCGTGCGCATCGCCATCACCCACGAAGACGTGCCGGGCCTGAAAGACATCGGCCCGCTGATGCCGGGCGACCCGCTGCTGGCCATCGATGACGTGCAATTCGTCGGTCAACCGGTGCTCGCCGTGGCCGCGAAAGATCTGGAAACCGCGCGCAAAGCCGCGATGGCCGCGATCATTGAATACGAAGACCTTGAGCCCGTGCTCGACGTGGTTGAAGCGCTGCGCAAACGCCACTTCGTCCTCGACAGCCACACCCACCAGCGCGGCGATTCGGCTTCTGCGCTGGCAACGGCTGAACACCGCATTCAAGGCACGCTGCACATTGGTGGTCAGGAGCACTTCTACTTGGAGACGCAAATCTCCTCGGTGATGCCCACCGAAGACGGCGGCATGATCGTTTACTGCTCGACTCAGAACCCGACCGAAGTGCAGAAACTGGTCGCCGAAGTGCTCGATGTGTCGATGAACAAAATCGTCGTCGACATGCGCCGCATGGGCGGTGGTTTCGGTGGCAAGGAAACTCAGGCGGCCAGCCCGGCCTGCCTGTGCGCGGTGGTTGCGCACCTCACCGGCCAGCCAACGAAGATGCGCCTGCCGCGCGTCGAAGACATGCTGATGACCGGCAAGCGTCACCCGTTCTACGTCGAATACGACGTCGGCTTCGACAGCACCGGGCGCCTGCACGGGATCAACATGGACCTGGCCGGCAACTGCGGCTGTTCGCCGGACCTGTCCGCGTCGATCGTTGACCGCGCGATGTTCCACTCGGACAACTCGTACTACCTCGGCGACGCGACCATCAACGGTCACCGCTGCAAGACCAACACCGCGTCGAACACCGCTTACCGTGGTTTCGGTGGCCCGCAAGGCATGGTCACGATCGAAGAAGTGATGGACGCGATTGCCCGTCACCTGCAACTCGACCCGCTCGCGGTGCGCAAGGCCAACTACTACGGCAAAACCGAGCGCAACGTCACCCATTACTACCAGACCGTCGAGCACAACATGCTCGAAGAGATGACCGCCGAACTGGAAGAAAGCAGCCAGTATCACGAACGCCGCGAAGCGATCCGTCGCTACAACGCCAACAGTCCGATCCTGAAAAAAGGCCTGGCGCTGACCCCAGTGAAATTCGGTATTTCCTTTACCGCCAGCTTCTTGAACCAGGCCGGCGCGCTGATCCACATCTACACCGACGGCAGCATCCACTTGAACCATGGCGGCACAGAAATGGGCCAGGGCCTGAACACCAAAGTCGCGCAGGTCGTGGCCGAAGTGTTTCAGGTGGAAATCGACCGTGTGCAGATCACCGCGACCAACACCGACAAGGTGCCAAACACCTCGCCGACAGCGGCCTCCAGCGGTGCTGACCTGAACGGTAAAGCGGCGCAGAACGCGGCGGAAATCATCAAGAAACGCCTGATCGAATTCGCTGCGCGGCACTACAAAGTCACTGAAGAAGACGTTGAATTCCACAACGGCCACGTGCGGGTTCGCGACCACATCCTGACCTTTGAAGCGCTGATCCAGCAGGCGTATTTCAATCAGGTGTCGCTGTCGAGCACCGGCTTCTACAAGACCCCGAAAATCTATTACGACCGCAGCCAGGCGCGTGGGCGTCCGTTCTACTACTTCGCCTTCGGCGCGGCGTGCTGCGAAGTCATCGTCGACACCCTGACCGGCGAGTACAAGATGCTGCGTACCGACATTCTTCACGATGTCGGCGCCTCGCTGAACCCGTCGATCGACATCGGTCAGGTCGAGGGTGGTTTCATTCAGGGCATGGGCTGGCTGACCATGGAAGAGCTGGTCTGGAACAACAAAGGCAAGCTGATGACCAACGGCCCGGCCAGCTACAAGATCCCGGCCGTGGCGGACATGCCGCTCGACCTGCGAGTGAAGCTGGTGGAAAACCGCAAGAACCCGGAAGACACGGTGTTCCATTCCAAGGCTGTCGGTGAACCGCCGTTCATGCTCGGGATTGCCTCGTGGTGTGCGATCAAGGATGCAGTGGCGAGCCTCGGTGACTACAAGCATCAGCCGCAGATCGATGCGCCGGCGACGCCGGAGCGGGTGTTGTGGGGGTGTGAGCAGATGCGGCAGTTGAAAGCGGTGAAAGCCGTTGAAGCTGAAACCGAGTTGGCTCCGCTTTAG
- a CDS encoding GntR family transcriptional regulator, translated as MNEQLQPLKKQPRAGKAGRSGTQDDIVYAHIFEAILEQRLAPGTKLSEEALGEIFGVSRTIIRRALSRLAHEGVVLLRPNRGAVVASPSVEEARQVFLARRLVERAITELAVQHATAEQIAELRQMVNDERDSFSRGDRGAGIRLSGEFHLKLAEAAMNAPLISFQRSLVSQTSLIIAQYESGNRSHCSYDEHTQLIDAIEKRDGELAVNLMMHHMDHIDSKLNLDEEGASDDLHAVFSHLLQTKKPGRPAAKL; from the coding sequence ATGAACGAACAGTTGCAACCCCTCAAGAAACAACCGCGAGCAGGCAAAGCCGGCCGCAGCGGAACCCAGGACGATATTGTCTACGCACATATCTTCGAGGCCATCCTCGAACAGCGTCTGGCGCCCGGCACAAAATTGAGCGAAGAAGCGCTGGGGGAAATCTTCGGGGTCAGCCGCACCATCATTCGCCGCGCGCTCTCGCGTCTGGCCCATGAAGGCGTGGTGCTGTTGCGGCCGAACCGTGGCGCCGTGGTCGCCAGTCCGAGCGTTGAAGAAGCCCGTCAGGTGTTTCTCGCTCGCCGTCTGGTCGAACGCGCGATCACTGAGCTGGCGGTGCAACACGCCACCGCCGAGCAGATCGCCGAGTTGCGCCAGATGGTCAACGATGAGCGCGACAGCTTCTCCCGTGGCGATCGCGGCGCCGGTATTCGTCTGTCGGGCGAATTCCACCTGAAACTGGCGGAAGCGGCGATGAACGCTCCGTTGATCAGCTTCCAGCGCAGCCTGGTGTCGCAGACATCGCTGATCATCGCTCAGTATGAAAGCGGCAACCGTTCGCACTGCTCGTATGACGAACACACCCAGTTGATCGACGCGATCGAGAAGCGCGACGGCGAGTTGGCGGTGAATCTGATGATGCATCACATGGATCACATCGACAGCAAGCTCAACCTCGACGAGGAAGGCGCGTCGGATGATCTGCATGCGGTGTTCTCGCATTTGTTGCAGACCAAGAAGCCTGGGCGTCCAGCGGCCAAGCTCTGA
- a CDS encoding GntR family transcriptional regulator encodes MTFKAPDSLAEQIAHHLAERIIRGEMKPGERIQEQKVTLALNVSRGSVREALLILERRHLIAILPRRGAHVTELTPHKVQSLCTLMSELYILLGNSVANGWQVQSDMAPFVQIQQRLTASYERQDIRSFVDDSFSVMRAAYPFANNPYLQETVENLQPAMSRAYFLALEQRKASMSEFLELFERLLAAVLARDLPQIRIVLTAYAQRSCDLVVSALTVA; translated from the coding sequence ATGACGTTCAAGGCGCCGGACAGCCTCGCCGAGCAAATCGCTCACCACCTCGCCGAACGCATCATTCGTGGCGAAATGAAGCCGGGAGAGCGCATCCAGGAACAGAAGGTCACGCTTGCGCTCAATGTCAGCCGCGGTTCGGTCCGCGAAGCCTTGCTGATCCTCGAGCGCCGTCACCTGATCGCGATCCTGCCGCGTCGTGGTGCGCACGTCACCGAACTGACGCCGCACAAGGTGCAGAGCCTGTGCACGCTGATGAGCGAGTTGTACATCCTGCTCGGCAACTCGGTGGCCAATGGCTGGCAAGTGCAGTCGGACATGGCGCCGTTCGTGCAGATCCAGCAGCGCCTGACCGCCAGCTACGAGCGTCAGGACATCCGCAGCTTCGTCGACGACAGCTTCAGCGTGATGCGCGCCGCCTATCCGTTCGCCAACAATCCGTATCTGCAAGAGACCGTCGAGAACCTGCAACCGGCCATGAGCCGCGCCTACTTCCTCGCCCTCGAACAGCGCAAGGCCTCAATGAGCGAGTTTCTCGAACTGTTCGAACGCTTGCTCGCCGCCGTACTCGCCCGTGATTTGCCGCAGATCCGCATCGTGCTGACGGCGTATGCCCAGCGCAGCTGCGATCTGGTGGTCTCCGCGCTGACGGTTGCCTAA
- the xdhC gene encoding xanthine dehydrogenase accessory protein XdhC: MYNWIDALADLQNQGEPCVLVTIIEELGSTPRNAGSKMVISAHQSFDTIGGGHLEYKAMQIAREMLASGKQDTHLERFSLGASLGQCCGGATVLLFEPMGQVQAQIAVFGAGHVGRALVPLLASLPCRVRWIDSRESEFPEQISHGVRKIVAEEPVDEIDELPAGSYCIVMTHNHQLDLELTAAILKRNDFAYFGLIGSKTKRAKFEHRLRDRGFDSSVVQRMRCPMGIGEVKGKLPVEIAISIAGEIIATYNANFGQQTASAEPIAKLLPVSRRSQATKLKASN; encoded by the coding sequence ATGTACAACTGGATCGACGCCCTCGCCGACCTGCAGAACCAGGGCGAACCCTGTGTGCTGGTGACGATCATCGAAGAACTCGGCTCGACGCCACGCAACGCCGGCTCGAAAATGGTCATCAGCGCTCACCAGAGTTTCGACACCATCGGTGGCGGGCATCTGGAATACAAAGCCATGCAGATCGCCCGCGAGATGCTCGCCAGCGGTAAGCAGGACACCCACCTGGAGCGCTTCAGCCTCGGCGCCAGCCTGGGCCAGTGCTGCGGTGGCGCCACCGTGTTGCTGTTCGAACCGATGGGCCAGGTGCAGGCGCAGATCGCTGTGTTCGGTGCCGGTCACGTTGGCCGCGCCCTCGTGCCGCTGCTTGCCAGCCTGCCCTGCCGGGTGCGCTGGATCGATTCGCGCGAGTCCGAATTCCCCGAACAGATCTCGCACGGCGTGCGTAAAATCGTCGCCGAAGAGCCTGTGGATGAAATCGATGAGCTGCCCGCCGGCAGTTATTGCATCGTCATGACCCACAACCATCAGCTCGACCTTGAACTCACTGCCGCGATCCTCAAGCGCAACGACTTCGCCTACTTCGGCCTGATCGGTTCGAAGACCAAACGCGCCAAGTTCGAACACCGTTTGCGTGATCGCGGTTTCGACAGCAGCGTCGTGCAACGCATGCGCTGCCCGATGGGCATCGGCGAAGTCAAAGGCAAACTGCCTGTGGAAATCGCCATCTCCATCGCCGGTGAAATCATCGCCACCTACAACGCCAACTTCGGCCAGCAGACTGCCAGCGCCGAACCGATTGCCAAACTGCTGCCGGTTTCGCGGCGCAGTCAGGCGACCAAACTCAAAGCCTCAAACTGA
- the xdhA gene encoding xanthine dehydrogenase small subunit, which produces MIQFLLNQELRSEHALDPNLTVLNYLREHVGKSGTKEGCASGDCGACTVVVGELQTDDAGREHIRYRSLNSCLTFVSSLHGKQLISVEDLKHQGELHSVQKAMVECHGSQCGFCTPGFVMSLFALQKNSDAPDQAKAHEALAGNLCRCTGYRPILAAAEQSCCGKQADQFDAREAETIARLKAIAPTDIGELNSGDKRCLVPLTVADLADLYDAYPQARLLAGGTDLALEVTQFHRTLPVMIYVGNVAEMKRIDTFEDRIEIGAATALSDCYEALNAEYPDFGELLHRFASLQIRNQGTLGGNIGNASPIGDSPPLLIALGAQVVLCKGETRRTLNLEDYFIDYKVTARQESEFIEKIIVPRASAEQLFRAYKVSKRLDDDISAVCAAFNLRVENGVITDARVAFGGMAAIPKRAAHCEAVLIGAPFNNTVIERACAALAEDFTPLSDFRASKEYRLLSAQNLLRKYFIELQTPHIETRVTAYV; this is translated from the coding sequence GTGATCCAGTTTTTACTTAACCAGGAACTCCGTAGCGAGCACGCCCTGGACCCGAATCTGACTGTGCTCAATTACCTGCGTGAACACGTGGGCAAGTCCGGCACCAAAGAAGGTTGCGCCAGCGGTGACTGCGGCGCCTGCACCGTGGTGGTCGGCGAGTTGCAAACGGATGACGCTGGCCGCGAGCACATTCGCTATCGCAGCCTCAACTCATGCCTGACCTTTGTTTCGTCGCTGCACGGCAAACAACTGATCAGCGTCGAAGACCTCAAACACCAAGGCGAACTGCACAGCGTGCAGAAAGCCATGGTCGAGTGCCATGGCTCGCAGTGCGGCTTCTGCACCCCCGGTTTCGTCATGTCGCTGTTCGCCCTGCAGAAGAACAGCGATGCACCGGATCAGGCCAAGGCCCACGAAGCGCTGGCCGGCAACCTCTGCCGCTGCACCGGCTACCGGCCGATTCTGGCGGCTGCCGAGCAATCCTGCTGCGGCAAGCAAGCGGATCAGTTCGATGCCCGCGAAGCGGAGACCATCGCCCGCCTCAAAGCCATCGCCCCGACCGATATCGGCGAACTCAACAGCGGCGACAAGCGCTGCCTGGTGCCGCTGACCGTCGCTGATCTGGCCGATCTCTACGACGCTTATCCACAAGCACGCCTGCTCGCCGGCGGCACCGACTTGGCACTGGAAGTCACCCAGTTCCACCGCACCCTGCCGGTGATGATCTACGTCGGCAACGTCGCGGAAATGAAGCGCATCGACACCTTCGAAGACCGCATCGAAATCGGCGCCGCCACCGCCCTCTCCGACTGCTACGAAGCGTTGAACGCCGAGTACCCGGACTTCGGCGAATTGCTGCACCGCTTCGCCTCGCTGCAAATCCGCAATCAGGGCACCCTCGGCGGCAACATCGGCAACGCCTCGCCAATCGGTGATTCGCCACCGCTGCTGATCGCCCTCGGCGCGCAAGTCGTGCTGTGCAAAGGCGAAACCCGCCGCACCCTGAACCTGGAAGATTACTTCATCGATTACAAAGTCACGGCCCGTCAGGAAAGCGAGTTCATCGAGAAGATCATCGTCCCACGCGCCAGCGCCGAGCAGTTGTTCCGCGCCTACAAAGTCTCCAAGCGTCTGGACGATGACATCTCCGCCGTCTGCGCCGCATTCAACCTGCGCGTCGAAAACGGTGTGATCACCGATGCCCGCGTCGCCTTCGGCGGCATGGCCGCGATCCCGAAACGCGCCGCCCACTGCGAGGCCGTGCTGATCGGTGCACCGTTCAACAACACCGTGATCGAACGCGCCTGCGCTGCACTGGCCGAAGACTTCACGCCACTCTCGGACTTCCGCGCCAGCAAGGAATATCGCCTGCTCAGCGCGCAGAACCTGCTGCGCAAATACTTCATCGAACTGCAAACACCGCACATCGAGACTCGGGTGACCGCTTATGTCTAA
- the guaD gene encoding guanine deaminase → MPLTRKAYRAAILHSIADPAEVGIEASYEYFEDGLLVVDGGKISALGHASDLLPTLPADIEIEHYQDALITPGFIDTHIHFPQTGMVGAYGEQLLDWLNTYTFPCESQFGDKAHADEVADIFIKELLRNGTTTALVFGSVHPQSVNSLFEAAEKLDLRMIAGKVMMDRNAPDYLTDTAESSYVDSKALIERWHGKGRLHYAVTPRFAPTSTPEQLTLAGQLLTEYPDLYMQTHISENLKEIEWVKELFPERKGYLDVYDHYQLLGERSVFAHGVHLCDDECARLAETGSAISFCPTSNFFLGSGLFNLPMAEKHKLNVGLGTDVGGGTSFSLLQTLNEAYKVMQLQGARLSPFKSLYLATLGGARALRLEDKIGNLQPGSDADFLVLDYNATPLLSYRLKQANNIAETLFVLMTLGDDRTVQQTYAAGALVHQR, encoded by the coding sequence ATGCCTCTGACTCGCAAAGCCTACCGCGCCGCCATCCTGCACAGCATCGCCGACCCCGCCGAAGTCGGGATCGAAGCCTCCTACGAATATTTCGAGGATGGCCTGCTGGTGGTCGATGGCGGCAAGATCAGCGCCCTTGGCCACGCCAGTGATTTGCTGCCGACCCTGCCGGCGGACATCGAAATCGAGCACTACCAGGACGCGTTGATCACCCCGGGCTTCATCGACACCCACATTCACTTTCCGCAAACCGGCATGGTCGGCGCCTACGGCGAGCAACTGCTCGACTGGCTCAACACCTACACCTTCCCGTGCGAAAGCCAGTTCGGCGACAAGGCCCACGCCGATGAAGTCGCTGACATTTTCATCAAGGAACTGCTGCGCAACGGCACCACCACCGCGCTGGTGTTCGGCAGCGTGCACCCGCAGTCGGTGAACTCGTTGTTCGAAGCGGCCGAGAAGCTCGACCTGCGCATGATCGCCGGCAAGGTGATGATGGACCGCAACGCCCCGGACTATCTGACTGATACCGCCGAATCGAGCTACGTCGACAGCAAAGCGCTGATCGAGCGCTGGCACGGCAAGGGTCGTCTGCACTACGCGGTCACCCCGCGCTTCGCACCGACCAGCACCCCGGAACAACTGACCCTCGCCGGGCAACTGCTGACCGAATACCCGGATCTGTACATGCAGACCCACATCAGCGAAAACCTCAAGGAAATCGAGTGGGTCAAGGAGCTGTTCCCGGAGCGCAAGGGCTACCTCGACGTTTACGATCACTACCAACTGCTCGGCGAGCGCTCGGTATTCGCCCACGGCGTGCACCTGTGTGACGACGAATGCGCACGCCTGGCGGAAACCGGCTCGGCGATTTCGTTCTGCCCGACTTCGAACTTCTTCTTGGGTAGCGGCTTGTTCAACCTGCCGATGGCCGAGAAGCACAAACTCAATGTCGGTCTGGGCACTGACGTCGGTGGCGGTACCAGTTTCTCGCTGCTGCAGACGCTGAACGAAGCGTACAAAGTGATGCAACTGCAAGGTGCGCGACTGAGCCCGTTCAAGTCGCTGTACCTGGCGACCTTGGGTGGCGCGCGGGCGCTGCGTCTGGAAGACAAGATCGGCAACCTGCAACCGGGTTCCGACGCCGACTTCCTGGTGCTGGACTACAACGCCACGCCGCTGCTGAGCTACCGCTTGAAGCAGGCCAACAACATTGCCGAGACGTTGTTTGTGTTGATGACGCTGGGCGATGACCGCACGGTGCAGCAGACGTATGCGGCGGGTGCGCTGGTGCATCAGCGCTAA